A portion of the Moraxella ovis genome contains these proteins:
- a CDS encoding DMT family transporter, with protein sequence MNLKITPMRAEYLSLIAAMLNGTIGVFTRFGLQAGLAPSVLAFYKCFIAFIIIAIYCLSKPKLRIECRTLSRYWHHYALLSFFGIFCLYFFETWAFSEASIPLVVFLTYAAGAATILMAALFLGERPTKFKVAAFITIMMGVYLIFLFEHGILGSMLGIILALLGGFGYALFIFLGKLLNVGNGLAVLCWLFGFGSLYLLVSFLLDGFMMPSLTAMGAIMALVLLPAIAGFS encoded by the coding sequence ATGAACCTCAAAATCACGCCTATGCGCGCTGAATATCTGTCACTCATAGCAGCGATGCTAAATGGTACGATTGGGGTATTTACGCGTTTTGGACTTCAGGCAGGACTGGCGCCCAGCGTTCTCGCCTTTTATAAATGCTTCATCGCCTTTATCATCATTGCTATCTATTGCCTATCAAAGCCCAAGTTGCGTATCGAATGCCGCACACTCTCACGATACTGGCATCATTATGCCCTGTTATCCTTTTTTGGGATATTTTGTTTATATTTCTTTGAGACTTGGGCGTTCAGCGAAGCATCGATTCCCTTAGTGGTATTTTTAACTTATGCGGCAGGTGCTGCGACCATCTTGATGGCAGCGCTCTTTCTAGGCGAAAGACCAACCAAATTTAAAGTAGCAGCATTTATTACCATCATGATGGGTGTCTATCTCATCTTTTTATTTGAACATGGTATCTTAGGCAGCATGCTTGGTATCATTCTTGCGCTTCTGGGCGGATTTGGGTATGCGCTGTTTATATTTTTGGGTAAATTATTAAACGTTGGCAATGGTCTGGCGGTGCTGTGCTGGTTATTTGGGTTTGGCAGCTTGTACTTGCTGGTGTCATTTTTGTTAGATGGATTTATGATGCCAAGCTTGACTGCGATGGGTGCCATCATGGCGCTGGTGTTACTACCAGCCATCGCGGGTTTTTCTTAG
- a CDS encoding META domain-containing protein, which translates to MTKTIIQALMLCTPLALLGCQHNNDVATPNREPTTITKSLADELYDYDWRLVASDDARFNQFIEARSVYLTAAEDRLSFGVGCNVHSAGFTLAKDVLTISDGVAATRKACDPSAHEAERALVASFNNAKLTLKVQNDRQAVLTHTHQGKSWTWQGIKKPDVLYGEPVVLYWEIEPEPILCANNAPNCLKVRNVRYDEQGIKMGAGAWRDFDDVIEGYHHEAGVSKIIRLKAYTDKSTGETVHVYEGTVEYGLADR; encoded by the coding sequence ATGACAAAAACAATCATTCAAGCCTTAATGCTATGTACGCCATTGGCGTTATTGGGCTGTCAGCACAATAATGATGTGGCGACACCCAATCGCGAGCCGACCACCATCACCAAGTCTTTGGCGGATGAGCTGTACGATTATGATTGGCGGCTTGTTGCGTCTGATGATGCTCGATTTAATCAGTTCATTGAGGCACGCTCGGTGTATTTGACGGCAGCTGAGGATCGATTAAGCTTTGGCGTGGGGTGTAATGTGCATTCGGCTGGCTTTACGCTTGCCAAGGATGTCTTGACCATCAGTGACGGTGTTGCTGCAACTCGCAAAGCGTGCGATCCCAGTGCTCATGAGGCTGAACGAGCGTTGGTAGCGTCATTTAACAATGCCAAATTAACGCTAAAAGTTCAAAACGATCGTCAGGCTGTCCTGACGCACACGCATCAAGGTAAAAGCTGGACATGGCAAGGAATTAAAAAACCTGACGTGCTGTACGGTGAGCCGGTGGTGTTATATTGGGAGATTGAGCCTGAGCCGATATTGTGCGCCAATAACGCCCCAAACTGCCTAAAGGTGCGCAATGTACGCTATGATGAGCAAGGCATTAAGATGGGTGCGGGTGCTTGGCGTGATTTTGATGATGTGATTGAAGGCTATCATCATGAGGCTGGTGTGAGTAAAATCATCCGTCTAAAAGCCTATACGGACAAATCCACAGGCGAAACCGTCCACGTCTATGAAGGCACGGTAGAATATGGATTGGCTGATCGTTGA
- the ruvC gene encoding crossover junction endodeoxyribonuclease RuvC, which translates to MTLIIGIDPGSRMTGYGIIGTQADKLTFLDAGTIRTDGSDMPTRIGQIFSGVSRIVKHYQKYSDQPMHAAIEQVFMASNPDSALKLGQARGAAIAALTALDLTVSEYTARQIKQAVCGYGAADKEQVSAMVCRILSLKVMPQADAADGLACAICHAHSSHSMHKLLGNAALAGRSSSKKKGRWRLSEEDFLNLR; encoded by the coding sequence ATGACACTTATCATCGGCATCGATCCTGGTTCACGCATGACAGGCTATGGCATCATCGGCACCCAAGCGGACAAGCTTACCTTCTTAGATGCAGGGACGATTCGCACCGATGGCAGCGACATGCCGACACGCATAGGGCAGATATTCTCCGGGGTATCGCGTATCGTCAAGCACTACCAAAAATACAGCGATCAGCCCATGCACGCCGCCATTGAGCAGGTATTCATGGCAAGCAACCCTGATTCTGCGCTAAAACTGGGGCAAGCTCGCGGCGCTGCCATCGCTGCCTTAACCGCGCTTGATCTGACGGTGTCAGAATACACCGCCCGCCAAATCAAACAAGCCGTCTGCGGCTATGGCGCCGCCGACAAGGAACAAGTCTCTGCCATGGTGTGCCGCATTTTGTCATTAAAGGTCATGCCGCAAGCGGATGCCGCCGATGGTTTGGCGTGCGCCATTTGCCATGCGCATTCAAGCCATTCCATGCATAAGCTTCTGGGCAATGCGGCATTGGCAGGTCGCAGTAGCTCAAAGAAGAAAGGCCGCTGGCGACTGTCCGAAGAAGATTTCTTGAACTTACGCTGA
- a CDS encoding TerD family protein: MSQLPIDKPLRAFFEPKTLSELGLSGQIITPAVRYEATDIAKEGIQAILSRLPKMNKKPTPMDIDMACVLLDQSGSELERVYYGNIRTDDNSVRHGGDALTGTTSFEDKFINQEQIDLHLDKLDKKAHHILIVIASHHRHCLTRATKGLGILRDNDGVLAHEFELASLDKNTHAVIAWHLKKDDNDWIVHVPLHPIKHNEMPKLLDSAAELMSADSTRW; encoded by the coding sequence ATGTCGCAATTACCTATTGATAAACCATTAAGAGCTTTTTTTGAACCCAAGACACTAAGCGAATTAGGACTTAGTGGGCAAATCATTACGCCTGCTGTGCGCTACGAAGCGACAGACATCGCCAAAGAAGGCATTCAGGCAATTCTGTCTCGCCTACCCAAGATGAATAAGAAGCCAACACCCATGGATATTGACATGGCGTGCGTACTGCTGGATCAAAGCGGCAGTGAATTAGAACGCGTTTATTACGGTAACATTCGCACAGACGATAACAGTGTGCGTCATGGCGGCGATGCACTCACGGGCACAACCAGCTTCGAAGATAAATTCATCAATCAAGAACAAATCGACCTACATCTAGATAAACTGGACAAGAAAGCCCACCACATTCTCATCGTCATCGCCAGCCATCATCGTCACTGTCTGACACGTGCTACTAAAGGACTGGGCATCTTAAGAGATAATGATGGCGTATTGGCACATGAGTTTGAATTGGCATCACTTGACAAAAATACCCATGCCGTCATCGCATGGCACCTAAAAAAAGACGACAACGATTGGATTGTACACGTACCACTACACCCCATCAAGCATAACGAGATGCCAAAATTACTGGACAGTGCTGCGGAGTTGATGAGTGCTGATAGCACGCGTTGGTAA